The sequence below is a genomic window from Fibrobacter sp. UWB10.
TCTTCGTCCGTGGAAAAGACGAAGGAATCTAGCTCTTCCGTTAAGCCCACTTCTAGCGATGGCAAACAGTCTTCTTCTTCTACAAAAAAAGATGAATCCAGCAGCAGTGTTGTGAAATCTTCTTCTTCGAAAAATAAGTCGAGTAGTAGTGTGTCGAATCCTGCTTCTAGTAGCAGTTTTGATATAAATGCTCCTTGTACCTATGGTGATATATACATAGAAGAATTTCCTGATTATAGAAATGGGTATATCTGTTATGAGGATGGCTGGAAACTGTATGTAGAGAAAACAATTTTAGGAATGTCTTGCCCGGAAGATGGTGATTTTAAAAGAAACCAAGGTGTTGTTTATGAATGCGTTGATGGCCGATGGCTGAAATATGAGTATTCATCCTCTAGTTCCACACCCAAGAGTAGCAGTAGCCAGGGGTACAAATCTTTGCCGAGTCCGTTGCACTATAATATGAGCTATGGCGAATTTACGGATACTCGTGACGGTACAAAGTACGCCACAATCGATATCGATAATGAGTATGGCCCCGATAGTGTCCATCTAGCTTTTACTGTATTTGCCCAGAATCTTAAATATCATGAAAAAATGGTTACTGGTACAGAAGAGCAAGATGACGACACAAAAGTTGAAATGTACTGCTATAACGACAGCATTGAGTATTGCAAAGACTGGTGGGGCGGCTTGTACCAGTGGGCTGAAATGATGGCTTTGCCGTATGAATGTAACAGTAAAAACTGTGCCGATTTGATTGATACGGATGGAGACGGTTTCCATCAAGGTATTTGCCCGAGTGGCTGGCATGTAATGACCGAAAGGGAATTGCTTGCGGCATCTTATGCTTCAGACGTTGGCGTAAGTGAAATTGAAAGATCGAATACTATAAAATCAGAAATTTCCTTTTCGTTGGTCGGAGGAAGAAATCTTACCGGAATGAGCCTAATTGCAACAGGCTATCGTTTGAATAGAATGGATGGAAATAAATTGGTAGTGTTCAAAAACCTTCGAAATGGAACTTTTTTTGATTTTCCTGCAGAATATGAAGCCGTGGATGCTGCTACATGTAGAGGTGGAGCTGTGTATTCTGATGATGCTTATTTGGCATGGGGTAATCAAAAAAGGTACGGCGCTTCCGTTCGCTGCGTTAAGGACTATTAATTCTTTTCCTCTGAAGGGGTTTGCTTTGAGGAAAGCGGAGGGGAGTGCCTGACCGCAAAGCGAACATTCCGGAACGGCCATGTGAGCGTGCGGTGTAGGCAGAGACGAAGCGCTATTCGTTATAAGTAACACCTTCTGTGTCTAAAAATAGATTTTGCGTTAGCAAAATCCGATAAATGCGTAAGGCGAATATTGCAGGGCTGCTTGCAGACCTATAAGTGAGCCTAGCATTTAACGCCGTTGGCGTTCGTGGCTACGGTTATGCCATAACAGAAAACAAGTTTTCTGCTGCGTCATAACCTTGCACACTTTTAGTACTTTAGTACAATCCGTGTGGCTTTTGGGGTTTTAGGGGCTAAGCCCCTAGGCGAGAGGGTGGAGAGCAACGAAGTGCGAACCAGGGGGAGACTTCCCCCTTTTTTACGGGTCTAGCAACTCGCCACGAATCACTTCGACCTGATCCCCAATCAAACTGATGATGTTGGTCGGATTGATTTCGATGGGGCCGCAGTCGACCATCATGTCGACGGAATGCTCAAATGTCTTCCAGATATCGTCCGGCTCGTACATGTCTTCTTCGGTGAGCTTGGCGGCCGTACTCAGAATCGGCTTGTCGAAATGCTGGAAAAGTTCCTTGAAGAACGGGTGCGTCGGCATTCTCACGCCGATTTCCGGGCGCTTGACGTCCAGGCGGCGGGCGAT
It includes:
- a CDS encoding FISUMP domain-containing protein — encoded protein: MKYFAALLISAVLFVACGDESSSSAPAPDPSEESSSSVEKTKESSSSVKPTSSDGKQSSSSTKKDESSSSVVKSSSSKNKSSSSVSNPASSSSFDINAPCTYGDIYIEEFPDYRNGYICYEDGWKLYVEKTILGMSCPEDGDFKRNQGVVYECVDGRWLKYEYSSSSSTPKSSSSQGYKSLPSPLHYNMSYGEFTDTRDGTKYATIDIDNEYGPDSVHLAFTVFAQNLKYHEKMVTGTEEQDDDTKVEMYCYNDSIEYCKDWWGGLYQWAEMMALPYECNSKNCADLIDTDGDGFHQGICPSGWHVMTERELLAASYASDVGVSEIERSNTIKSEISFSLVGGRNLTGMSLIATGYRLNRMDGNKLVVFKNLRNGTFFDFPAEYEAVDAATCRGGAVYSDDAYLAWGNQKRYGASVRCVKDY